A genomic region of Parus major isolate Abel chromosome 14, Parus_major1.1, whole genome shotgun sequence contains the following coding sequences:
- the CCDC78 gene encoding coiled-coil domain-containing protein 78 isoform X8, whose product MDLGIAAENENVQLEDRNQDMHQLGDPQEEMGKLPGSKTDFPARMALSEEEKLKISKDLVDLQIETNKMKERYETENFRLKNTMQALERRVQELELCSASVTWERDSLRERLRALESSRQELGEEFIILKSNYLALGRELDQEVMRNEELTQELLSLAKESIHPPGSAHQSSPKLGRGRAAGHPHSARRGKPEDAAASEHEQQELERNLLGNQDHIKVELEKLKKTQDEKQQRLEEQMLVLGKELQEVRGAELCCTVGDRRHRLVEQSAVLLTSQGQLQEVEAENSRLQLQLKELNEEYRSRLARYIRDVANYMDSKPSSVTGHSKAPAGQAAMKNFVESMLKDIRASYKSREEQLARAARGYKKRMKDLAKKHENLLIAYGLQREQIRSLGSSAVDCGPAELHFSITDPELLTNSSRELNRLREEKAKLEMQLQELQKKNQKGASAFPVPPEQQLDEEGWAEVRKKLREFTLNSQEELEQERSQLLTRAVVAEEQVVELQGYIDQHLARYKQEILRLRNSEGSEVPEPAVPATSHSPGNTQTPREGQTDPSQKRAGKDGRAKPESRSSSFSNSRTIQQLKDKAKTSEEQSSKALFL is encoded by the exons ATGGATCTCGGAATTGCTGCAGAGAATGAGAAT GTGCAGCTGGAGGACAGGAACCAGGACATGCACCAGCTTGGAGACCCAcaggaggagatggggaagCTGCCTGGCTCCAAGACAGATTTCCCAGCCAGGATGGCCCTcagtgaagaggaaaaactgaag ATTTCCAAAGACCTCGTGGATCTGCAGATCGAGACAAACAAAATGAAGGAGCGTTACGAGACCGAGAACTTCAGACTGAAAAACACG ATGCAGGCCCTGGAGAGGagggtgcaggagctggagctgtgcagtgccagCGTGACTTGGGAGCGAGATTCCCTGCGGGAGCGCCTGCGCGCCCTGGAGAGCAGCcggcaggagctgggggaggagtTCATCATCCTGAAGAGCAATTACCTGGCCCTGGGCAGAGAGCTGGACCAGGAG GTAATGAGGAATGAGGAGCtgacccaggagctgctcagcctggccaAAGAGAGCATCCACCCCCCTGGCTCAGCCCATCAATCCTCCCCCAagctgggaagagggagagcagcaggacatcCTCACTCTGCTCGGAGGGGGAAG CCTGAGGACGCAGCTGCCTCTGAACacgagcagcaggagctggaaagaaAC TTGCTTGGAAACCAGGATCACATAAAAGTGGAGCtggagaaactgaagaaaacccaggatgagaagcagcagaggctggaggagcaaAT gctggtgctggggaaggagctgcaggaggtgaggGGAGCAGAACTGTGCTGCACGGTCGGGGACAGGCGGCACAGGCTGGTGGAACAATCAGCG GTGCTGCTCACATCCCAGGGCCAGCTCCAGGAGGTGGAGGCAGAGAACTCCcggctgcagctccagctgaaggagctgaacGAGGAATATCGCTCCCGGCTGGCGCGGTACATCAGGGACGTGGCG AACTACATGGACAGCAAACCCAGCAGCGTGACAGGCCACAGCAAAGCCCCAGCTGGCCAAGCTGCCATGAAGAACTTTGTGGAGAGCATGCTCAAGGATATCCGGGCTTCCTACAAGTCCCGGGAAGAGCAGCTGGCTCGGGCAGCTCGTGGCTACAAGAAACGCATGAAGGACTTGGCCAAGAAGCACGAGAACCTGCTGATTGCCTATGG GCTGCAGCGGGAGCAGATCCGGTCCCtggggagcagtgctgtggattGTGGCCCTGCTGAGCTCCACTTCTCCATCACAgacccagagctgctgacaaACAGCTCCCGGGAGCTGAACCGGCTGCgggaggaaaaggcaaagcTGGAGATGCAGCTCCAGGAACTGCAGAAG AAAAACCAGAAAGGAGCCTCTGCCTTTCCAGTGCCTCCCGAGCA GCAGCTGGATGAGGAGGGCTGGGCAGAGGTGAGGAAGAAGCTCCGGGAATTCACTCTCAACAGCCAG gaggagctggagcaggagagaagCCAGCTGCTGACTCGGGCTGtggtggcagaggagcaggtggtggagctgcaggggtACATCGATCAGCACCTTGCCAG GTACAAGCAGGAGATCCTGCGGCTGAGGAACTCCGAGGGCAGCGAGGtgcctgagccagcagtgccagccacgagccacagccctgggaacaCCCAGACTCCAAGGGAG GGCCAAACTGACCCTTCACAGAAGCGAGCTGGAAAGGATGGCAGAGCAAAGCCTGagtccaggagcagcagcttctccaacTCCAGGACCATCCAGCAGCtcaaagacaaagcaaaaaccTCAGAGGAACAATCaagcaaagctttatttttataa
- the CCDC78 gene encoding coiled-coil domain-containing protein 78 isoform X9, which produces MEPALCQGNPTYRGERAAGKAGWNLLRFWEAGCAELFQQQWWARGEESSAGAALCLQVQLEDRNQDMHQLGDPQEEMGKLPGSKTDFPARMALSEEEKLKISKDLVDLQIETNKMKERYETENFRLKNTMQALERRVQELELCSASVTWERDSLRERLRALESSRQELGEEFIILKSNYLALGRELDQEVMRNEELTQELLSLAKESIHPPGSAHQSSPKLGRGRAAGHPHSARRGKPEDAAASEHEQQELERNLLGNQDHIKVELEKLKKTQDEKQQRLEEQMLVLGKELQEVRGAELCCTVGDRRHRLVEQSAVLLTSQGQLQEVEAENSRLQLQLKELNEEYRSRLARYIRDVANYMDSKPSSVTGHSKAPAGQAAMKNFVESMLKDIRASYKSREEQLARAARGYKKRMKDLAKKHENLLIAYGLQREQIRSLGSSAVDCGPAELHFSITDPELLTNSSRELNRLREEKAKLEMQLQELQKKNQKGASAFPVPPEQQLDEEGWAEVRKKLREFTLNSQEELEQERSQLLTRAVVAEEQVVELQGYIDQHLARYKQEILRLRNSEGSEVPEPAVPATSHSPGNTQTPRED; this is translated from the exons ATGGAGCCAGCACTCTGCCAAGGGAATCCTACCTACAGGGGAGAAAGGGCAGCTGGAAAGGCTGGCTGGAATTTGTTGAGGTTCTGGGAAGCTGGATGTGCTgagctgttccagcagcagtggtgggCACGGGGAGAGGAGAGCTcggctggagctgctctgtgcctccaGGTGCAGCTGGAGGACAGGAACCAGGACATGCACCAGCTTGGAGACCCAcaggaggagatggggaagCTGCCTGGCTCCAAGACAGATTTCCCAGCCAGGATGGCCCTcagtgaagaggaaaaactgaag ATTTCCAAAGACCTCGTGGATCTGCAGATCGAGACAAACAAAATGAAGGAGCGTTACGAGACCGAGAACTTCAGACTGAAAAACACG ATGCAGGCCCTGGAGAGGagggtgcaggagctggagctgtgcagtgccagCGTGACTTGGGAGCGAGATTCCCTGCGGGAGCGCCTGCGCGCCCTGGAGAGCAGCcggcaggagctgggggaggagtTCATCATCCTGAAGAGCAATTACCTGGCCCTGGGCAGAGAGCTGGACCAGGAG GTAATGAGGAATGAGGAGCtgacccaggagctgctcagcctggccaAAGAGAGCATCCACCCCCCTGGCTCAGCCCATCAATCCTCCCCCAagctgggaagagggagagcagcaggacatcCTCACTCTGCTCGGAGGGGGAAG CCTGAGGACGCAGCTGCCTCTGAACacgagcagcaggagctggaaagaaAC TTGCTTGGAAACCAGGATCACATAAAAGTGGAGCtggagaaactgaagaaaacccaggatgagaagcagcagaggctggaggagcaaAT gctggtgctggggaaggagctgcaggaggtgaggGGAGCAGAACTGTGCTGCACGGTCGGGGACAGGCGGCACAGGCTGGTGGAACAATCAGCG GTGCTGCTCACATCCCAGGGCCAGCTCCAGGAGGTGGAGGCAGAGAACTCCcggctgcagctccagctgaaggagctgaacGAGGAATATCGCTCCCGGCTGGCGCGGTACATCAGGGACGTGGCG AACTACATGGACAGCAAACCCAGCAGCGTGACAGGCCACAGCAAAGCCCCAGCTGGCCAAGCTGCCATGAAGAACTTTGTGGAGAGCATGCTCAAGGATATCCGGGCTTCCTACAAGTCCCGGGAAGAGCAGCTGGCTCGGGCAGCTCGTGGCTACAAGAAACGCATGAAGGACTTGGCCAAGAAGCACGAGAACCTGCTGATTGCCTATGG GCTGCAGCGGGAGCAGATCCGGTCCCtggggagcagtgctgtggattGTGGCCCTGCTGAGCTCCACTTCTCCATCACAgacccagagctgctgacaaACAGCTCCCGGGAGCTGAACCGGCTGCgggaggaaaaggcaaagcTGGAGATGCAGCTCCAGGAACTGCAGAAG AAAAACCAGAAAGGAGCCTCTGCCTTTCCAGTGCCTCCCGAGCA GCAGCTGGATGAGGAGGGCTGGGCAGAGGTGAGGAAGAAGCTCCGGGAATTCACTCTCAACAGCCAG gaggagctggagcaggagagaagCCAGCTGCTGACTCGGGCTGtggtggcagaggagcaggtggtggagctgcaggggtACATCGATCAGCACCTTGCCAG GTACAAGCAGGAGATCCTGCGGCTGAGGAACTCCGAGGGCAGCGAGGtgcctgagccagcagtgccagccacgagccacagccctgggaacaCCCAGACTCCAAGGGAG GACTAA
- the CCDC78 gene encoding coiled-coil domain-containing protein 78 isoform X7, whose amino-acid sequence MEPALCQGNPTYRGERAAGKAGWNLLRFWEAGCAELFQQQWWARGEESSAGAALCLQVQLEDRNQDMHQLGDPQEEMGKLPGSKTDFPARMALSEEEKLKISKDLVDLQIETNKMKERYETENFRLKNTMQALERRVQELELCSASVTWERDSLRERLRALESSRQELGEEFIILKSNYLALGRELDQEVMRNEELTQELLSLAKESIHPPGSAHQSSPKLGRGRAAGHPHSARRGKPEDAAASEHEQQELERNLLGNQDHIKVELEKLKKTQDEKQQRLEEQMLVLGKELQEVRGAELCCTVGDRRHRLVEQSAVLLTSQGQLQEVEAENSRLQLQLKELNEEYRSRLARYIRDVANYMDSKPSSVTGHSKAPAGQAAMKNFVESMLKDIRASYKSREEQLARAARGYKKRMKDLAKKHENLLIAYGLQREQIRSLGSSAVDCGPAELHFSITDPELLTNSSRELNRLREEKAKLEMQLQELQKKNQKGASAFPVPPEQQLDEEGWAEVRKKLREFTLNSQEELEQERSQLLTRAVVAEEQVVELQGYIDQHLARYKQEILRLRNSEGSEVPEPAVPATSHSPGNTQTPREPSISCRNSALP is encoded by the exons ATGGAGCCAGCACTCTGCCAAGGGAATCCTACCTACAGGGGAGAAAGGGCAGCTGGAAAGGCTGGCTGGAATTTGTTGAGGTTCTGGGAAGCTGGATGTGCTgagctgttccagcagcagtggtgggCACGGGGAGAGGAGAGCTcggctggagctgctctgtgcctccaGGTGCAGCTGGAGGACAGGAACCAGGACATGCACCAGCTTGGAGACCCAcaggaggagatggggaagCTGCCTGGCTCCAAGACAGATTTCCCAGCCAGGATGGCCCTcagtgaagaggaaaaactgaag ATTTCCAAAGACCTCGTGGATCTGCAGATCGAGACAAACAAAATGAAGGAGCGTTACGAGACCGAGAACTTCAGACTGAAAAACACG ATGCAGGCCCTGGAGAGGagggtgcaggagctggagctgtgcagtgccagCGTGACTTGGGAGCGAGATTCCCTGCGGGAGCGCCTGCGCGCCCTGGAGAGCAGCcggcaggagctgggggaggagtTCATCATCCTGAAGAGCAATTACCTGGCCCTGGGCAGAGAGCTGGACCAGGAG GTAATGAGGAATGAGGAGCtgacccaggagctgctcagcctggccaAAGAGAGCATCCACCCCCCTGGCTCAGCCCATCAATCCTCCCCCAagctgggaagagggagagcagcaggacatcCTCACTCTGCTCGGAGGGGGAAG CCTGAGGACGCAGCTGCCTCTGAACacgagcagcaggagctggaaagaaAC TTGCTTGGAAACCAGGATCACATAAAAGTGGAGCtggagaaactgaagaaaacccaggatgagaagcagcagaggctggaggagcaaAT gctggtgctggggaaggagctgcaggaggtgaggGGAGCAGAACTGTGCTGCACGGTCGGGGACAGGCGGCACAGGCTGGTGGAACAATCAGCG GTGCTGCTCACATCCCAGGGCCAGCTCCAGGAGGTGGAGGCAGAGAACTCCcggctgcagctccagctgaaggagctgaacGAGGAATATCGCTCCCGGCTGGCGCGGTACATCAGGGACGTGGCG AACTACATGGACAGCAAACCCAGCAGCGTGACAGGCCACAGCAAAGCCCCAGCTGGCCAAGCTGCCATGAAGAACTTTGTGGAGAGCATGCTCAAGGATATCCGGGCTTCCTACAAGTCCCGGGAAGAGCAGCTGGCTCGGGCAGCTCGTGGCTACAAGAAACGCATGAAGGACTTGGCCAAGAAGCACGAGAACCTGCTGATTGCCTATGG GCTGCAGCGGGAGCAGATCCGGTCCCtggggagcagtgctgtggattGTGGCCCTGCTGAGCTCCACTTCTCCATCACAgacccagagctgctgacaaACAGCTCCCGGGAGCTGAACCGGCTGCgggaggaaaaggcaaagcTGGAGATGCAGCTCCAGGAACTGCAGAAG AAAAACCAGAAAGGAGCCTCTGCCTTTCCAGTGCCTCCCGAGCA GCAGCTGGATGAGGAGGGCTGGGCAGAGGTGAGGAAGAAGCTCCGGGAATTCACTCTCAACAGCCAG gaggagctggagcaggagagaagCCAGCTGCTGACTCGGGCTGtggtggcagaggagcaggtggtggagctgcaggggtACATCGATCAGCACCTTGCCAG GTACAAGCAGGAGATCCTGCGGCTGAGGAACTCCGAGGGCAGCGAGGtgcctgagccagcagtgccagccacgagccacagccctgggaacaCCCAGACTCCAAGGGAG CCATccatcagctgcaggaattctgCTCTTCCCTGA
- the CCDC78 gene encoding coiled-coil domain-containing protein 78 isoform X5 — protein MEPALCQGNPTYRGERAAGKAGWNLLRFWEAGCAELFQQQWWARGEESSAGAALCLQVQLEDRNQDMHQLGDPQEEMGKLPGSKTDFPARMALSEEEKLKISKDLVDLQIETNKMKERYETENFRLKNTMQALERRVQELELCSASVTWERDSLRERLRALESSRQELGEEFIILKSNYLALGRELDQEVMRNEELTQELLSLAKESIHPPGSAHQSSPKLGRGRAAGHPHSARRGKPEDAAASEHEQQELERNLLGNQDHIKVELEKLKKTQDEKQQRLEEQMLVLGKELQEVRGAELCCTVGDRRHRLVEQSAVLLTSQGQLQEVEAENSRLQLQLKELNEEYRSRLARYIRDVANYMDSKPSSVTGHSKAPAGQAAMKNFVESMLKDIRASYKSREEQLARAARGYKKRMKDLAKKHENLLIAYGLQREQIRSLGSSAVDCGPAELHFSITDPELLTNSSRELNRLREEKAKLEMQLQELQKKNQKGASAFPVPPEQQLDEEGWAEVRKKLREFTLNSQEELEQERSQLLTRAVVAEEQVVELQGYIDQHLARSELERMAEQSLSPGAAASPTPGPSSSSKTKQKPQRNNQAKLYFYKLNRNKIAIIQKEALELYLLNPVLTP, from the exons ATGGAGCCAGCACTCTGCCAAGGGAATCCTACCTACAGGGGAGAAAGGGCAGCTGGAAAGGCTGGCTGGAATTTGTTGAGGTTCTGGGAAGCTGGATGTGCTgagctgttccagcagcagtggtgggCACGGGGAGAGGAGAGCTcggctggagctgctctgtgcctccaGGTGCAGCTGGAGGACAGGAACCAGGACATGCACCAGCTTGGAGACCCAcaggaggagatggggaagCTGCCTGGCTCCAAGACAGATTTCCCAGCCAGGATGGCCCTcagtgaagaggaaaaactgaag ATTTCCAAAGACCTCGTGGATCTGCAGATCGAGACAAACAAAATGAAGGAGCGTTACGAGACCGAGAACTTCAGACTGAAAAACACG ATGCAGGCCCTGGAGAGGagggtgcaggagctggagctgtgcagtgccagCGTGACTTGGGAGCGAGATTCCCTGCGGGAGCGCCTGCGCGCCCTGGAGAGCAGCcggcaggagctgggggaggagtTCATCATCCTGAAGAGCAATTACCTGGCCCTGGGCAGAGAGCTGGACCAGGAG GTAATGAGGAATGAGGAGCtgacccaggagctgctcagcctggccaAAGAGAGCATCCACCCCCCTGGCTCAGCCCATCAATCCTCCCCCAagctgggaagagggagagcagcaggacatcCTCACTCTGCTCGGAGGGGGAAG CCTGAGGACGCAGCTGCCTCTGAACacgagcagcaggagctggaaagaaAC TTGCTTGGAAACCAGGATCACATAAAAGTGGAGCtggagaaactgaagaaaacccaggatgagaagcagcagaggctggaggagcaaAT gctggtgctggggaaggagctgcaggaggtgaggGGAGCAGAACTGTGCTGCACGGTCGGGGACAGGCGGCACAGGCTGGTGGAACAATCAGCG GTGCTGCTCACATCCCAGGGCCAGCTCCAGGAGGTGGAGGCAGAGAACTCCcggctgcagctccagctgaaggagctgaacGAGGAATATCGCTCCCGGCTGGCGCGGTACATCAGGGACGTGGCG AACTACATGGACAGCAAACCCAGCAGCGTGACAGGCCACAGCAAAGCCCCAGCTGGCCAAGCTGCCATGAAGAACTTTGTGGAGAGCATGCTCAAGGATATCCGGGCTTCCTACAAGTCCCGGGAAGAGCAGCTGGCTCGGGCAGCTCGTGGCTACAAGAAACGCATGAAGGACTTGGCCAAGAAGCACGAGAACCTGCTGATTGCCTATGG GCTGCAGCGGGAGCAGATCCGGTCCCtggggagcagtgctgtggattGTGGCCCTGCTGAGCTCCACTTCTCCATCACAgacccagagctgctgacaaACAGCTCCCGGGAGCTGAACCGGCTGCgggaggaaaaggcaaagcTGGAGATGCAGCTCCAGGAACTGCAGAAG AAAAACCAGAAAGGAGCCTCTGCCTTTCCAGTGCCTCCCGAGCA GCAGCTGGATGAGGAGGGCTGGGCAGAGGTGAGGAAGAAGCTCCGGGAATTCACTCTCAACAGCCAG gaggagctggagcaggagagaagCCAGCTGCTGACTCGGGCTGtggtggcagaggagcaggtggtggagctgcaggggtACATCGATCAGCACCTTGCCAG AAGCGAGCTGGAAAGGATGGCAGAGCAAAGCCTGagtccaggagcagcagcttctccaacTCCAGGACCATCCAGCAGCtcaaagacaaagcaaaaaccTCAGAGGAACAATCaagcaaagctttatttttataaattaaatagaaataaaatagcaatCATCCAAAAAGAGGCACTGGAGCTTTATCTCTTAAATCCTGTGTTAACCCCATGA
- the CCDC78 gene encoding coiled-coil domain-containing protein 78 isoform X3 — protein MEPALCQGNPTYRGERAAGKAGWNLLRFWEAGCAELFQQQWWARGEESSAGAALCLQVQLEDRNQDMHQLGDPQEEMGKLPGSKTDFPARMALSEEEKLKISKDLVDLQIETNKMKERYETENFRLKNTMQALERRVQELELCSASVTWERDSLRERLRALESSRQELGEEFIILKSNYLALGRELDQEVMRNEELTQELLSLAKESIHPPGSAHQSSPKLGRGRAAGHPHSARRGKPEDAAASEHEQQELERNLLGNQDHIKVELEKLKKTQDEKQQRLEEQMLVLGKELQEVRGAELCCTVGDRRHRLVEQSAVLLTSQGQLQEVEAENSRLQLQLKELNEEYRSRLARYIRDVANYMDSKPSSVTGHSKAPAGQAAMKNFVESMLKDIRASYKSREEQLARAARGYKKRMKDLAKKHENLLIAYGLQREQIRSLGSSAVDCGPAELHFSITDPELLTNSSRELNRLREEKAKLEMQLQELQKKNQKGASAFPVPPEQQLDEEGWAEVRKKLREFTLNSQEELEQERSQLLTRAVVAEEQVVELQGYIDQHLARAKLTLHRSELERMAEQSLSPGAAASPTPGPSSSSKTKQKPQRNNQAKLYFYKLNRNKIAIIQKEALELYLLNPVLTP, from the exons ATGGAGCCAGCACTCTGCCAAGGGAATCCTACCTACAGGGGAGAAAGGGCAGCTGGAAAGGCTGGCTGGAATTTGTTGAGGTTCTGGGAAGCTGGATGTGCTgagctgttccagcagcagtggtgggCACGGGGAGAGGAGAGCTcggctggagctgctctgtgcctccaGGTGCAGCTGGAGGACAGGAACCAGGACATGCACCAGCTTGGAGACCCAcaggaggagatggggaagCTGCCTGGCTCCAAGACAGATTTCCCAGCCAGGATGGCCCTcagtgaagaggaaaaactgaag ATTTCCAAAGACCTCGTGGATCTGCAGATCGAGACAAACAAAATGAAGGAGCGTTACGAGACCGAGAACTTCAGACTGAAAAACACG ATGCAGGCCCTGGAGAGGagggtgcaggagctggagctgtgcagtgccagCGTGACTTGGGAGCGAGATTCCCTGCGGGAGCGCCTGCGCGCCCTGGAGAGCAGCcggcaggagctgggggaggagtTCATCATCCTGAAGAGCAATTACCTGGCCCTGGGCAGAGAGCTGGACCAGGAG GTAATGAGGAATGAGGAGCtgacccaggagctgctcagcctggccaAAGAGAGCATCCACCCCCCTGGCTCAGCCCATCAATCCTCCCCCAagctgggaagagggagagcagcaggacatcCTCACTCTGCTCGGAGGGGGAAG CCTGAGGACGCAGCTGCCTCTGAACacgagcagcaggagctggaaagaaAC TTGCTTGGAAACCAGGATCACATAAAAGTGGAGCtggagaaactgaagaaaacccaggatgagaagcagcagaggctggaggagcaaAT gctggtgctggggaaggagctgcaggaggtgaggGGAGCAGAACTGTGCTGCACGGTCGGGGACAGGCGGCACAGGCTGGTGGAACAATCAGCG GTGCTGCTCACATCCCAGGGCCAGCTCCAGGAGGTGGAGGCAGAGAACTCCcggctgcagctccagctgaaggagctgaacGAGGAATATCGCTCCCGGCTGGCGCGGTACATCAGGGACGTGGCG AACTACATGGACAGCAAACCCAGCAGCGTGACAGGCCACAGCAAAGCCCCAGCTGGCCAAGCTGCCATGAAGAACTTTGTGGAGAGCATGCTCAAGGATATCCGGGCTTCCTACAAGTCCCGGGAAGAGCAGCTGGCTCGGGCAGCTCGTGGCTACAAGAAACGCATGAAGGACTTGGCCAAGAAGCACGAGAACCTGCTGATTGCCTATGG GCTGCAGCGGGAGCAGATCCGGTCCCtggggagcagtgctgtggattGTGGCCCTGCTGAGCTCCACTTCTCCATCACAgacccagagctgctgacaaACAGCTCCCGGGAGCTGAACCGGCTGCgggaggaaaaggcaaagcTGGAGATGCAGCTCCAGGAACTGCAGAAG AAAAACCAGAAAGGAGCCTCTGCCTTTCCAGTGCCTCCCGAGCA GCAGCTGGATGAGGAGGGCTGGGCAGAGGTGAGGAAGAAGCTCCGGGAATTCACTCTCAACAGCCAG gaggagctggagcaggagagaagCCAGCTGCTGACTCGGGCTGtggtggcagaggagcaggtggtggagctgcaggggtACATCGATCAGCACCTTGCCAG GGCCAAACTGACCCTTCACAGAAGCGAGCTGGAAAGGATGGCAGAGCAAAGCCTGagtccaggagcagcagcttctccaacTCCAGGACCATCCAGCAGCtcaaagacaaagcaaaaaccTCAGAGGAACAATCaagcaaagctttatttttataaattaaatagaaataaaatagcaatCATCCAAAAAGAGGCACTGGAGCTTTATCTCTTAAATCCTGTGTTAACCCCATGA